A DNA window from Castanea sativa cultivar Marrone di Chiusa Pesio chromosome 7, ASM4071231v1 contains the following coding sequences:
- the LOC142642449 gene encoding uncharacterized protein LOC142642449, which translates to MGYSLLPCQSNPNTRAGQSVSVCEPKLNPIEAEAEWEVGEELLKSWGKVDVVDGEFDIAFCTTSESDEAMVFTIKIPDPEACPPLSYFIQSPRPPPPPSILNHIKGVKKKKITTNNNSSFSFTPKKISPVSKVAEDGPPGPYPSRYYAVLDDRLYSVGGLDPDFSASTIADVYENYTLPHDNPLNIVGYIPTTDVWMLNLKCPDKGWERGPSMKYRRQNPQTIVVDGKLYVFGGDLGWLQPKDTFSGWMEVYDPKLRTWETLPNPPTYSKIDMDVIFAHSNFKGENRIIINGPPVLGGDSNAKGHYIAYDVISRSWNHAFNEAHLSWAEEVQCKRAQVVSTTLYWTTLLTEYTDMIFIYGYNVYSRGWTRRKVNIRSILIEGEDFLPTGPGFLHLAGSKFCLLLFSYHRPHYYLNCLIFDLYGEASNTTILSVQKYLLDSCLQFLDCMIIG; encoded by the exons ATGGGGTACTCTCTTTTGCCTTGTCAATCGAATCCCAATACTAGGGCGGGTCAGTCTGTTTCGGTTTGTGAACCGAAACTAAATCCTATAGAAGCGGAGGCTGAGTGGGAGGTGGGGGAGGAGCTGCTGAAAAGTTGGGGGAAGGTAGATGTTGTTGATGGTGAGTTTGACATCGCTTTCTGTACAACAAGCGAGTCGGATGAAGCAATGGTTTTTACGATCAAGATCCCAGACCCCGAAGCCTGTCCACCTCTTTCATACTTCATTCAAAGTCCACgtccacctcctcctccttctatACTGAACCATATTAAGggagtgaagaaaaagaaaatcaccaccaacaacaacagcagCTTCAGCTTCACCCCAAAGAAGATCAGCCCGGTTTCCAAAGTCGCCGAAGACGGGCCGCCGGGGCCTTACCCCTCTCGCTACTACGCTGTGCTAGACGACCGTCTATATTCTGTTGGTGGCCTTGACCCTGATTTCTCAGCTTCAACTATTGCAGATGTGTACGAAAATTACACACTCCCCCATGACAACCCTCTCAATATAGTCGGCTATATCCCCACTACCGACGTCTGGATGCTCAACCTTAAATGTCCTGACAAGGGTTGGGAACGTGGTCCATCCATGAAATATCGTAGACAAAACCCTCAGACCATTGTTGTTGATGGTAAGCTATATGTTTTTGGCGGCGATTTGGGTTGGTTGCAACCCAAAGATACCTTCTCTGGCTGGATGGAGGTTTATGACCCCAAACTGCGTACCTGGGAAACCTTGCCAAACCCCCCAACTTATAGCAAGATCGACATGGATGTCATTTTCGCACACTCGAATTTTAAAGGCGAGAATCGGATCATAATAAATGGGCCGCCAGTACTTGGAGGAGATTCTAATGCGAAGGGTCATTACATTGCTTATGATGTGATATCTCGCTCTTGGAATCATGCGTTTAATGAGGCTCACCTTTCATGGGCAGAAGAAGTTCAGTGTAAAAGAGCTCAAGTTGTTTCTACTACTCTTTATTGGACTACCCTCCTAACTGAGTACACTGATATGATATTTATCTACGGATATAATGTATATTCGAGAGGGTGGACTCGGAGAAAGGTCAATATTAGATCCATTTTAATTGAGGGTGAAGATTTCCTTCCAACCGGTCCTGGTTTTCTCCACTTAGCTGGTTCGAAATTCTGCCTTCTGTTGTTTTCCTACCACAGACCTCATTATTATCTTAACTGTCTCATATTTGACCTCTATGGTGAAGCGAGTAATACAACCATTCTTTCCGTTCAGAAATACTTGTTGGATTCCTGTTTACAATTTCTGGACTGCATGATTAT TGGCTAA
- the LOC142642225 gene encoding uncharacterized protein LOC142642225, whose translation MIEAFSVEPHPYPSLPPECLEDPPNPESMTFKYFLDHLPTDSKKLFWEYDPGSNQVLQFGPYFRRLFGEVAKFSYGHFEKGDFSGDLLNRLRIRRENMVVYHPSKVSKDCVDNLGRKTDLVHYRYMMASVVNKYLKSRDISKYFKLGFSELFLQPQVVKKFYMFQLFHPIIYNDWDKYKLIHALVDMRIQDQKHFYKSFGFQVQVQQYGYKNWWRKVENETPESMLGHVYSYQGHAFWNAGALPVYLRNLHAHYHGAILANNNAIEAAFDQEKNDIYDHNSPIEAEMAQYKDGHPHKKTLRAKIKEQPEKPKLKPLPLHSELEPIITERFPGVYSCMVDAIIRAFAADADAESAFHCSINELLFLKGPFGDNQAYRYIYFPRE comes from the exons ATGATAGAAGCCTTTAGTGTTGAGCCTCATCCGTATCCATCACTGCCCCCAGAATGCTTGGAGGATCCACCAAATCCTGAGTCTATG ACATTTAAATACTTTCTTGATCATCTTCCGACTGATTCTAAGAAACTTTTTTGGGAGTATGATCCGGGTAGTAACCAAGTTCTACAGTTTGGACCTTATTTTAGAAGATTGTTTGGGGAAGTTGCAAAATTCTCATATGGCCATTTTGAAAAGGGTGATTTTTCAGGGGATTTACTCAACCGTTTGCGTATTCGGCGTGAGAATATGGTGGTTTATCATCCCTCTAAAGTGTCTAAGGACTGTGTGGATAATCTTGGGAGAAAGACGGATTTAGTTCATTATAGGTACATGATGGCTTCTGTGGTAAACAAGTATCTAAAATCACGTGATATATCAAAATACTTCAAACTCGGTTTCTCTGAGCTGTTTCTTCAACCTCAAGTGGTAAAGAAGTTTTACATGTTCCAATTGTTTCATCCTATTATCTACAATGATTGGGACAAGTACAAACTCATCCACGCACTTGTGGATATGCGGATACAAGACCAAAAACATTTCTATAAATCCTTcggatttcaagttcaagttcaGCAATATGGGTATAAAAATTGGTGGAGAAAGGTTGAGAATGAAACTCCTGAGTCAATGCTGGGACATGTATATAGCTACCAAGGGCATGCTTTTTGGAATGCGGGTGCTTTGCCAGTATACCTTAGGAATTTACATGCACACTATCATGGAGCTATACTGGCAAACAACAATGCAATAGAGGCTGCCTTCGATCAGGAGAAGAACGACATTTATGATCATAACTCTCCTATTGAAGCTGAAATGGCTCAATATAAAGATGGTCATCCCCATAAGAAAACATTGAGAGCTAAG attAAAGAACAGCCAGAGAAACCTAAACTGAAACCCCTACCCCTGCATTCAGAACTTGAACCGATTATTACAGAAAGATTTCCTGGGGTTTATTCTTGCATGGTTGATGCCATTATCAGGGCTTTTGCAGCAGATGCAGATGCAGAAAGTGCTTTCCACTGTAGCATAAATGAGTTGTTGTTTTTGAAGGGGCCGTTTGGTGATAATCAAGCCTACAG GTACATTTATTTTCCACGCGAGTAA